The Phycisphaeraceae bacterium genome has a window encoding:
- the thiS gene encoding sulfur carrier protein ThiS, with translation MRITLNGEPVSMPEPRLTLSELLQRYPPAHRGYAVEVNGAVTTRRDHDRIEIREGDRVEIVTLVGGG, from the coding sequence ATGCGGATCACGTTGAACGGCGAGCCGGTGTCGATGCCCGAGCCGCGACTGACGCTGTCGGAACTGCTGCAACGCTACCCGCCCGCCCACCGGGGTTACGCGGTGGAGGTGAATGGAGCCGTCACAACCCGCCGCGATCACGACCGGATCGAAATCCGCGAGGGTGACCGCGTCGAGATCGTCACGCTGGTGGGCGGCGGCTGA